The following are from one region of the Myxococcales bacterium genome:
- the tsaD gene encoding tRNA (adenosine(37)-N6)-threonylcarbamoyltransferase complex transferase subunit TsaD, with translation MLVLGLESSCDETAAAVVADGRVVHANVVASQVAVHALYGGVVPEVASRHHLETVVPTIQQALARAGVQWADLDGIAVTHGPGLVGALLVGVETAKALGYALQKPVVGVHHHAGHMAAAYLAHEGEAQPGPRGPHVALLVSGGHTALVRVTDAGCTLLGATRDDAAGEAFDKTAKLLGLGYPGGVRIDELAAAGDPQRHAFPRALPGRDDLAFSFSGLKTSVATFLARGPMPEGQALADVCASFQAAVIDVLVRKARRALVQEGLSDLLVCGGVAANRGLRAALEIAARQDGFRLHIPPVCYCTDNAAMIAAAGTRLLRAGIVAPLDLSVDPGLPLT, from the coding sequence GTGCTGGTTCTTGGTCTCGAAAGCTCGTGTGACGAAACGGCGGCCGCTGTCGTGGCCGACGGGCGTGTGGTGCACGCCAACGTCGTGGCGTCTCAGGTGGCGGTGCATGCGCTTTACGGAGGCGTGGTCCCCGAGGTGGCGTCCCGGCATCACCTCGAAACGGTGGTTCCCACGATCCAGCAGGCGCTGGCCCGCGCGGGGGTGCAGTGGGCGGACCTGGACGGGATCGCGGTGACCCATGGGCCGGGGCTCGTGGGCGCCTTGCTGGTGGGTGTCGAGACGGCCAAGGCGCTGGGCTACGCTCTCCAAAAACCCGTGGTGGGCGTTCATCACCACGCGGGGCACATGGCGGCTGCCTACCTCGCGCACGAGGGCGAGGCACAGCCCGGCCCCCGCGGGCCCCACGTGGCCTTGCTGGTCTCGGGAGGGCACACGGCCCTCGTGCGGGTGACGGACGCGGGGTGCACGCTCCTCGGCGCCACACGCGACGATGCGGCCGGCGAGGCGTTCGACAAAACAGCCAAGCTTTTGGGTCTCGGCTACCCGGGCGGGGTGCGCATCGACGAGCTCGCGGCGGCCGGGGATCCGCAGCGCCATGCGTTTCCCCGTGCTTTGCCAGGCCGCGACGATCTGGCATTCTCTTTTTCCGGATTGAAGACCTCCGTGGCCACATTTCTGGCCCGAGGTCCCATGCCGGAGGGCCAGGCCCTGGCGGACGTCTGCGCCAGCTTTCAGGCGGCGGTGATCGACGTGCTGGTGCGAAAAGCACGCCGGGCTCTCGTGCAGGAAGGGCTTTCGGACCTGCTCGTTTGTGGCGGGGTGGCGGCGAACCGGGGCTTGCGCGCCGCCCTCGAGATCGCCGCGCGCCAGGACGGCTTCCGGTTGCACATCCCCCCGGTTTGCTACTGCACGGACAACGCCGCCATGATCGCCGCGGCGGGCACGCGCCTGCTCAGGGCCGGCATCGTGGCCCCTCTGGATCTCAGTGTCGATCCGGGGCTTCCCCTCACCTGA
- a CDS encoding DegT/DnrJ/EryC1/StrS family aminotransferase, which translates to MSPPRPPVTVPITRPAFDEAEAEAVAHVIRSGWIMQGPVVERFEQCLADYLGAPHVIAVANGTSALELALRALHIGPGDEVVTVSHSFIATANAILAVGATPVFVDIEPEGLGMDPAAAAAALSPRTRALLCVHQLGFACEMGGLLQLAARAGIPLVEDAACALGSEVLSPTGSEWHKLGRPHGVMACFSFHPRKVITTGEGGAITTRDVALAGRVRALRQHALGTVPVPRANEGHDGFTIPAFNARMTDMAAALGVCQMAKLERLLEARRAQAASLTAALATHPLLAPAPVRAFERPNWQSYPARLRDPESVTGQAVIEALAQRGVAARGGLTNAHREPAYTTAAAGRWRALPAAGLRART; encoded by the coding sequence ATGAGTCCCCCACGCCCCCCCGTCACGGTTCCGATCACGCGGCCCGCGTTCGATGAAGCGGAAGCCGAGGCCGTGGCCCACGTGATCAGGTCGGGATGGATCATGCAAGGCCCCGTCGTGGAGCGGTTCGAGCAGTGCCTGGCCGATTACCTCGGCGCGCCCCACGTGATCGCCGTAGCCAACGGCACCTCCGCGCTCGAGCTCGCGCTGCGGGCCCTTCACATTGGGCCGGGTGATGAGGTCGTGACCGTGAGCCATAGCTTCATTGCCACGGCCAACGCCATCCTCGCCGTCGGCGCCACACCCGTGTTCGTGGACATCGAACCCGAAGGGCTCGGTATGGATCCCGCAGCGGCGGCGGCAGCACTTTCGCCCCGCACACGGGCCCTTCTGTGCGTTCATCAGCTCGGCTTCGCCTGTGAGATGGGCGGGCTCTTGCAGCTGGCCGCGCGTGCGGGCATTCCGCTCGTCGAGGATGCGGCCTGCGCCCTTGGCAGCGAAGTGCTGTCCCCCACGGGGAGTGAATGGCACAAGCTCGGCCGTCCCCATGGCGTGATGGCATGCTTTTCGTTTCATCCCCGCAAGGTGATCACCACGGGAGAGGGAGGGGCCATCACCACCCGTGACGTTGCGCTCGCCGGCCGCGTGCGGGCGTTGCGCCAGCACGCACTGGGAACCGTGCCGGTGCCCCGCGCGAACGAGGGGCACGATGGCTTCACGATACCCGCCTTCAACGCCCGCATGACGGACATGGCGGCTGCGCTCGGCGTCTGCCAGATGGCCAAGCTCGAGCGCCTGCTCGAAGCCCGGCGCGCCCAAGCCGCTTCACTCACCGCCGCGCTCGCGACCCATCCCCTGCTCGCACCCGCACCCGTGCGAGCGTTCGAACGGCCGAACTGGCAAAGCTATCCCGCACGCCTGCGAGACCCCGAGAGCGTCACGGGCCAAGCCGTCATCGAAGCCCTCGCACAGAGGGGCGTGGCGGCCCGCGGCGGGCTCACGAACGCACATCGCGAGCCCGCCTACACGACCGCCGCCGCGGGGCGCTGGCGCGCGCTGCCCGCTGCCGGTCTCCGAGCGCGTACGTAA
- the mutM gene encoding bifunctional DNA-formamidopyrimidine glycosylase/DNA-(apurinic or apyrimidinic site) lyase, whose product MPELPEVETVVRSLDPVLKQRRIEAVWTSGFPLHLQRAVDAAALVHALVGSCIHGVARRGKYLLLDVEGASPHVVLVHLGMSGRLVVAKAPTLRPPHTHVALTLAGGEELRFIDPRRFGLVKVASTREGFPELAEMGPEPLDELDEERLAAALVGSRAPLKSFLLDQRKVAGLGNIYVCEALFEASLHPRKPARSARRHAGTLLAAIRKVLERGIANRGTTLRDYVDGAGHAGGNQHSLQVYGRAGEPCVRCGALIRRRVDAGRSTFFCAGCQKR is encoded by the coding sequence ATGCCTGAATTGCCCGAGGTCGAGACGGTCGTTCGTTCCCTGGACCCCGTGTTGAAGCAACGGCGGATCGAGGCCGTGTGGACGAGTGGCTTTCCCCTGCACCTGCAACGCGCCGTCGATGCCGCGGCCCTGGTCCATGCGCTCGTTGGCTCCTGCATCCACGGCGTGGCACGGCGGGGCAAATACCTGCTGCTCGATGTAGAGGGTGCAAGCCCGCACGTGGTCCTCGTTCATCTGGGGATGAGTGGACGGCTCGTCGTGGCCAAGGCCCCTACGCTGCGTCCCCCCCACACGCACGTAGCGCTCACGCTCGCAGGCGGCGAGGAGCTTCGCTTCATCGATCCGCGCCGCTTCGGCTTGGTCAAGGTGGCCAGCACCCGCGAGGGCTTTCCGGAACTGGCGGAGATGGGACCCGAGCCGCTCGACGAGCTCGACGAAGAACGGCTCGCCGCCGCGCTCGTGGGTAGCCGTGCGCCGCTCAAGTCGTTTCTGCTCGACCAGCGCAAGGTGGCAGGGCTGGGCAACATCTACGTGTGCGAGGCGCTCTTCGAAGCGTCGCTGCATCCACGAAAACCCGCGCGAAGCGCACGCCGACACGCAGGGACCTTGCTCGCGGCGATACGCAAGGTGCTCGAGCGGGGCATCGCGAACCGAGGCACAACGCTGCGCGATTACGTGGATGGTGCCGGGCACGCGGGTGGCAACCAACACAGCTTGCAGGTCTACGGGCGCGCGGGAGAGCCTTGTGTGCGTTGCGGGGCGCTCATCCGCAGGCGGGTGGACGCGGGACGCTCGACCTTCTTCTGTGCGGGCTGCCAGAAGCGCTGA
- a CDS encoding response regulator yields MTVGARQSLLLVDADPQSLRVLDVSLKKAGYDVLTAPSGAEALARLAEHPIDLVISDTHMPEMDGFELCRRIKESAEWARIPFIFVSSRKAIEDKIRGLEIGVEDYLIKPVYIKELTTRVRMLLQRRERERLESRRDTRTRFAGELADIGVVDLVQTIEVNRKSGIVHVTNADGRRADIYFREGRVIDAEAGRQTGVEAVYRLFAWTDGSFEVEFKNIRRRDVIELSAQAMLVEGMRRLDEWARLLETLPPLETVFEVDYQALAERLADIPDEVNALLRLFDGRRSLLQVIEDGDFSDLEALAIVCRLRDDKVIGEARGEPRPEAEPRQTRLGRLERWLSESPWARERTPPPVAEAAEPEVAGPAEREAADAPSEPEPSPTVDEHAEEGESADTPEAGDEDSTDTRDEDNTDTRDEDSTDTRDEDNTDARDEDSTDAGNEDSTDTRDEDNTDARDEDNTDARDEDSTDARDEDSTDARDEDSTDARDEDSTDAGDPVALEAEEARAEAPVSAHGDGEEEQDDRSAEAAAYETEREDAKTDAPAWDEGGVEAAAPELGQSEDLLSLMGLAAADEEEPPEPEPRPGGTNPGMAAVADDLPDLLGAPTGRTLHGFAPVLVPSPLPEPPSFEADPDKTPSPVALGSQPLEEGESESSAALGEGDEALVAGDRAGAEESAEEGEGQAGHEEEEARDDKDEDAVVSAAPPADELPDLQGREAHEDLTPVLSALANLDGDDPKALTAEAEPFPESPSAVEGTALLEPEPPAVPEPRPTPPPPPPAGSSAADLSATLPRRSGSARKDAADLDLGDEPYRQRRAMPLVVAAMLVGAVVGFVVYRNWKVEPLMATPGARPPASQQEPGPTEAASTETLPAVELPDPVAERPSAAPEAAPALAGAGAPPVAPSKAPAVRDKPAVDNAPTEGSPTAMVAPEASSVSETEAALEACRKAYGRERYKPIMTACRKALSLRPDDARLMVMLAHAELDRGHSGAALRWARKAVAADPKIADAYVFIGEVEQEGGNKDGARAAYRRYLELEPNGRYARDLRVIVQNL; encoded by the coding sequence ATGACTGTGGGGGCACGACAGAGTCTGTTGTTGGTGGACGCCGATCCCCAGAGCCTCCGGGTTTTGGACGTCAGTCTGAAGAAGGCTGGCTACGACGTGCTGACGGCCCCCAGCGGCGCCGAGGCCCTCGCCCGCCTGGCTGAGCACCCGATTGATCTCGTCATCTCCGACACGCACATGCCGGAGATGGACGGCTTCGAGTTGTGTCGGCGAATCAAGGAAAGCGCGGAGTGGGCCCGCATCCCCTTCATCTTCGTGTCGAGCCGTAAGGCCATCGAAGACAAGATTCGCGGCCTCGAGATCGGCGTCGAGGACTACCTCATCAAGCCGGTCTACATCAAAGAGCTCACCACGCGGGTTCGTATGCTTCTGCAGCGCCGCGAGCGCGAGCGGCTGGAATCGAGGCGCGACACGCGCACCCGCTTTGCCGGGGAGCTTGCGGACATCGGTGTCGTGGACCTGGTCCAGACGATCGAGGTGAACCGGAAGAGCGGCATCGTGCACGTCACGAACGCCGATGGGCGTCGAGCGGACATCTACTTTCGCGAGGGCCGTGTCATCGACGCCGAAGCGGGGCGCCAGACCGGGGTCGAGGCGGTTTACCGCTTGTTCGCTTGGACCGACGGAAGCTTCGAGGTCGAGTTCAAGAACATTCGACGTCGCGACGTGATCGAACTTTCGGCTCAAGCGATGCTCGTCGAGGGCATGAGGCGGCTCGACGAGTGGGCCCGTTTGCTCGAGACCTTGCCTCCGCTCGAGACCGTCTTCGAGGTCGACTACCAAGCGCTTGCCGAGCGGCTTGCGGACATCCCGGATGAGGTCAACGCATTGCTTCGCCTCTTCGACGGACGTCGTTCGTTGCTACAGGTCATCGAAGACGGCGACTTCTCCGACCTCGAGGCGCTTGCGATCGTGTGCCGCCTGCGCGACGACAAGGTGATCGGCGAGGCCCGTGGCGAACCACGACCCGAGGCCGAGCCCCGCCAGACGCGCCTGGGCCGCTTGGAGAGGTGGCTTTCCGAGTCACCTTGGGCGCGTGAGCGCACGCCGCCCCCTGTCGCGGAGGCCGCGGAGCCAGAGGTGGCAGGTCCGGCCGAGCGGGAGGCGGCGGATGCGCCAAGCGAACCCGAGCCGTCCCCCACCGTGGACGAACACGCCGAGGAGGGCGAAAGCGCCGACACCCCTGAAGCGGGCGACGAGGACAGCACCGACACGCGTGACGAAGACAACACCGACACGCGTGACGAGGACAGCACTGACACGCGTGACGAGGACAACACCGACGCGCGTGACGAGGACAGCACCGACGCGGGTAACGAAGACAGCACTGACACGCGTGACGAGGACAACACCGACGCGCGTGACGAGGACAACACCGACGCGCGTGACGAAGACAGCACCGACGCGCGTGACGAAGACAGCACCGACGCGCGTGACGAAGACAGCACCGACGCGCGTGACGAAGACAGCACCGACGCGGGAGACCCGGTCGCTCTCGAAGCTGAGGAGGCTCGCGCGGAGGCACCCGTCAGCGCGCACGGTGACGGGGAGGAAGAGCAGGACGACCGCTCTGCAGAGGCCGCCGCCTACGAGACCGAGAGGGAGGACGCGAAGACCGATGCTCCTGCGTGGGACGAGGGCGGTGTGGAAGCGGCCGCCCCCGAGCTCGGGCAGTCCGAGGATCTCTTGAGCCTCATGGGCCTCGCGGCGGCGGATGAGGAGGAGCCCCCTGAGCCCGAGCCCCGCCCTGGCGGCACGAACCCCGGCATGGCGGCCGTGGCAGACGATCTGCCCGACCTGCTTGGGGCGCCTACGGGTCGTACCCTGCACGGGTTTGCGCCCGTGCTCGTGCCGTCTCCTCTGCCCGAGCCGCCCTCTTTCGAGGCAGATCCCGACAAGACGCCCTCTCCCGTGGCGCTCGGTTCTCAACCGCTCGAAGAGGGCGAGTCCGAGTCCTCGGCCGCGCTCGGCGAGGGCGACGAGGCCTTGGTCGCGGGTGACCGCGCGGGCGCGGAGGAATCCGCGGAGGAAGGGGAAGGGCAAGCAGGGCACGAGGAAGAAGAGGCGCGGGACGACAAGGACGAGGATGCCGTGGTGTCAGCCGCCCCGCCTGCCGATGAGCTGCCGGATCTTCAGGGACGAGAGGCTCACGAAGATCTGACGCCGGTGCTTTCCGCGCTGGCGAACCTCGACGGAGACGACCCGAAGGCCCTCACCGCTGAAGCCGAACCCTTTCCGGAGTCGCCCTCTGCCGTGGAGGGCACTGCCTTGCTCGAGCCCGAGCCCCCGGCCGTGCCCGAGCCCCGGCCCACGCCTCCACCGCCTCCCCCGGCGGGATCGTCTGCTGCCGATCTGAGCGCCACGTTGCCACGTCGCTCGGGATCGGCCCGCAAGGACGCTGCCGATCTCGATCTGGGGGATGAGCCCTATCGGCAACGCCGGGCGATGCCGCTCGTGGTCGCAGCGATGTTGGTGGGAGCTGTGGTGGGCTTCGTGGTGTACCGAAACTGGAAGGTGGAACCGCTCATGGCGACCCCGGGCGCGCGCCCGCCCGCGTCGCAGCAAGAGCCCGGGCCCACCGAAGCCGCGTCCACCGAAACCTTGCCGGCAGTCGAGCTTCCCGATCCCGTCGCGGAGCGCCCGTCTGCGGCGCCCGAAGCGGCCCCCGCGCTGGCCGGGGCCGGTGCGCCGCCCGTGGCACCCTCCAAAGCCCCGGCGGTGCGCGACAAACCGGCCGTGGACAACGCGCCGACGGAGGGCTCGCCCACGGCGATGGTTGCGCCCGAAGCTTCGTCGGTTTCCGAGACCGAAGCGGCTCTCGAGGCCTGCAGGAAGGCGTACGGGCGCGAGAGGTACAAGCCCATCATGACGGCCTGCCGCAAAGCCCTTTCGCTGCGCCCTGACGATGCGCGCTTGATGGTGATGCTGGCCCACGCCGAGCTAGACCGGGGCCACAGCGGGGCTGCGCTGCGCTGGGCCCGCAAGGCGGTGGCGGCCGATCCGAAGATCGCGGACGCCTACGTGTTCATCGGCGAGGTGGAGCAAGAGGGGGGCAACAAAGACGGCGCCCGGGCCGCTTACCGCCGGTACCTGGAGCTCGAGCCGAACGGCCGCTACGCGCGGGATCTCCGGGTGATCGTACAGAACCTCTAA
- a CDS encoding phosphotransferase yields MEAALTGAKDILGFVHTFAGGTDGTVATLAGQASTRRYHRVSTTGRPASCVVMELPADDTKVPEAQYPFLNLHHYLERGAYPVPRIYRSALAQGLIALEDLGDLTLERAVAEAPSAGHRQALYRQAIALITRLQVLGAARPDPACLAFGRRFDFALLRWELDHFREWLLEEGRGVVLPPEDRAQLDAHFDTLAQTLAESPAVLVHRDFQSRNLMVLEGTTGPEIRVIDFQDALLGPRVYDLVALLRDSYLSLPTSEVNEFIDEFSELTGESAAATRHLFHLQTLQRKLKDAGRFVFIDRKRGNPGFLSAIPLTLEYVRNALASLPAWADLHALLGRYLPELR; encoded by the coding sequence ATGGAAGCCGCCTTGACCGGTGCAAAAGACATTCTGGGATTCGTCCACACCTTCGCGGGAGGGACTGACGGCACGGTGGCCACCTTGGCGGGACAGGCCTCGACGAGACGCTACCATCGCGTGAGCACGACCGGCCGGCCCGCAAGCTGTGTCGTCATGGAGCTTCCCGCAGACGACACAAAGGTGCCCGAGGCGCAGTACCCGTTTTTGAACCTGCACCACTACCTCGAACGCGGGGCTTACCCGGTGCCACGCATTTATCGCTCGGCCCTGGCCCAGGGCCTGATCGCCCTCGAGGACCTGGGGGACCTCACCTTGGAGCGGGCCGTGGCGGAGGCACCTTCGGCGGGCCATCGGCAGGCTCTCTACAGGCAGGCCATTGCCCTCATCACCCGCCTCCAGGTGCTTGGTGCCGCACGGCCCGACCCCGCGTGCCTGGCCTTCGGCCGCCGCTTCGACTTTGCGCTCTTGCGCTGGGAACTCGACCACTTTCGCGAGTGGCTCCTGGAGGAGGGACGCGGGGTGGTGCTTCCACCCGAAGATCGGGCCCAGCTGGATGCGCACTTCGATACCCTCGCCCAGACTCTGGCAGAGAGTCCCGCGGTGCTCGTCCACCGCGATTTTCAGAGCCGCAACCTCATGGTGCTGGAAGGAACGACGGGGCCCGAGATCCGTGTGATCGACTTTCAAGACGCCCTGCTCGGACCCCGGGTGTATGACCTCGTGGCCTTGCTTCGCGACTCGTACCTCTCGCTTCCAACTTCGGAAGTTAATGAATTCATTGATGAATTCTCCGAGTTGACGGGCGAGTCCGCCGCCGCTACCCGCCACCTCTTTCACCTGCAGACCCTGCAAAGAAAGCTCAAGGACGCGGGGCGATTTGTCTTCATCGATCGAAAGCGGGGGAATCCCGGCTTTCTCTCTGCAATTCCACTTACGCTCGAATACGTGCGAAACGCTCTTGCGTCCCTGCCCGCGTGGGCCGACCTTCACGCACTCCTGGGGCGATATCTCCCCGAGCTGCGCTGA
- the rsmG gene encoding 16S rRNA (guanine(527)-N(7))-methyltransferase RsmG: MPANKVSQREPRQASFASLLDGLLPGLALRGQGPSAAQIGALEAFARLMLDWNKSLNLTGARGVEDLVEDHLGDPLVAAEEVAQGARVMDVGAGGGLPGLALAILRPDLRLVLIEPRAKRVAFLRTATRELGLKGVEVFGGRVEQFEPSGRPSVAISRATFPPELWVPMGKSLVAPDPASRVFAFLGDREAPDTLPSPLSTRSYRLPKGQTRVLLGFGAP; this comes from the coding sequence GTGCCAGCCAACAAAGTTTCGCAGCGGGAGCCCAGGCAGGCCTCGTTCGCCAGCCTGCTCGACGGCCTCTTGCCGGGTCTTGCGCTCCGTGGCCAGGGCCCCTCCGCGGCTCAGATCGGGGCCCTGGAGGCGTTTGCGCGATTGATGCTGGACTGGAACAAGAGCCTCAACCTGACGGGCGCACGCGGGGTCGAGGATCTGGTCGAGGACCATCTGGGCGACCCGCTGGTGGCGGCGGAAGAGGTCGCACAGGGCGCTCGCGTGATGGATGTGGGAGCCGGAGGTGGCCTTCCGGGCCTCGCCCTCGCCATCTTGCGTCCTGACCTGAGGCTGGTGCTGATCGAGCCCCGGGCCAAGAGGGTCGCCTTCCTGCGCACCGCAACAAGGGAACTGGGCTTGAAGGGCGTCGAGGTGTTTGGCGGGAGGGTCGAGCAGTTCGAGCCCAGCGGCCGTCCCTCTGTTGCCATCTCCCGCGCCACGTTCCCGCCGGAACTCTGGGTCCCGATGGGGAAGTCACTCGTGGCGCCGGACCCCGCGAGCCGCGTTTTTGCCTTTTTGGGCGACAGGGAGGCCCCCGACACTTTACCGAGCCCACTGTCGACGCGGTCGTACAGGCTCCCCAAGGGGCAGACCCGGGTGCTACTGGGGTTCGGCGCCCCGTAG
- a CDS encoding DUF1844 domain-containing protein produces MTSGEFPARGSADGAERPASLPPVDFQTLVISLGSSALMHLGLVPHVESAGTRPDLPLAKHTLDVLAMLQEKTRGNLSKAEADLLEGLLYDLRLKYIEATRR; encoded by the coding sequence ATGACCAGCGGTGAATTCCCAGCTCGGGGCTCCGCCGACGGGGCCGAGCGTCCGGCGTCCCTGCCCCCCGTGGATTTCCAGACGCTGGTGATCTCTCTTGGCAGCTCTGCCTTGATGCACCTCGGCCTGGTTCCGCACGTCGAGTCCGCGGGAACACGGCCTGATCTGCCCCTGGCCAAGCACACGCTCGACGTGCTGGCCATGCTGCAGGAAAAGACCCGGGGCAATCTGAGCAAGGCGGAGGCCGACCTGCTCGAGGGATTGCTTTACGACTTGCGTCTCAAGTACATCGAGGCCACGCGGCGGTGA
- the rsmA gene encoding 16S rRNA (adenine(1518)-N(6)/adenine(1519)-N(6))-dimethyltransferase RsmA, translating to MGSTRELLDRFGLQPKKSWGQNFLVDGHAKSRIVQAAHAGPDDTVVEIGAGLGALTMGLAERAGRVIALDRDPDMIRVLEHVFVDTQKVTVSFISALDFDFRAAAQEAGRPLRVVGNLPYQITTPILFHVLAQAGGGAVVNHAVFMVQKEVADRLAAPPGSKVYGRLSVMVQQLAEVKALFRVPPHAFVPQPQVTSTVFALVPRAVPWAAVHDDALFAAVVRQAFSTRRKMLRRALEAFGAERLTASFEASAIEPTRRAETLSVAEFGALTNALWERGARAHDAPHAETLDDADA from the coding sequence TTGGGCAGCACGCGCGAGCTACTCGATCGCTTTGGCCTACAGCCGAAGAAGAGCTGGGGTCAAAACTTCCTCGTGGATGGCCATGCGAAGAGCCGCATCGTGCAAGCGGCCCACGCAGGCCCTGACGACACCGTGGTGGAGATCGGCGCGGGGCTGGGGGCCTTGACGATGGGTCTGGCCGAACGGGCGGGCCGTGTGATCGCGCTCGATCGTGATCCGGACATGATCCGCGTGCTCGAACACGTGTTCGTTGATACCCAGAAAGTCACCGTATCGTTCATCTCGGCGCTCGACTTCGACTTTCGGGCGGCAGCCCAGGAGGCGGGGCGTCCTCTTCGTGTGGTGGGGAACCTGCCCTATCAGATCACCACCCCGATTCTCTTCCACGTGCTCGCGCAGGCAGGTGGCGGTGCGGTGGTGAACCACGCGGTGTTCATGGTGCAAAAGGAAGTGGCGGATCGGCTCGCGGCGCCGCCCGGGTCGAAGGTGTACGGACGGCTCTCGGTGATGGTGCAACAGCTGGCCGAGGTGAAGGCCTTGTTTCGTGTGCCTCCCCATGCGTTCGTCCCTCAACCGCAGGTGACCTCCACGGTGTTTGCGCTGGTGCCGCGGGCGGTGCCCTGGGCCGCCGTGCACGACGACGCCCTCTTTGCGGCGGTCGTTCGGCAAGCCTTCAGCACCCGCCGCAAGATGCTGCGCCGGGCACTCGAAGCGTTTGGTGCGGAGCGCCTCACGGCGTCCTTCGAGGCCAGCGCCATCGAACCCACGCGTCGTGCAGAGACATTGTCGGTGGCCGAGTTCGGCGCGCTGACGAACGCCCTGTGGGAGCGTGGCGCGCGCGCGCACGACGCGCCCCACGCCGAGACCCTCGACGACGCCGATGCCTGA
- a CDS encoding 8-amino-7-oxononanoate synthase encodes MSSPLDTVLEQELAAIAGRNRRRSCPEISGPSRSYPCVEGQPVVSFSSNDYLGLCSHPAVVDAAAQAARRGGVGAGASRLVSGDHPEHRTLEASLSAHLGTEAALVFPSGYQANLGLIGALAGPDDLILSDSLNHASLIDGCRLSRARVVVYRHADPKAAATCLQTARDEHTRLPRRIFLVTESVFSMDGDLAPLPELNALCQAEGVHLLVDEAHALGVLGPGGRGVAAAQGITPAALVGTLGKAFGASGGFVAGSRTLRQLLVNRARTFIFATGLPPILAAAARAALDVITSSEGDTLRQALHARIAQLQTLLDRQVPATPILPLILGSEGAALTASSQLRARGLFVQAIRPPTVPEGTSRLRITLSAAHRPEDIDALGIALRAEALLS; translated from the coding sequence ATGAGCAGCCCCCTCGACACCGTGCTCGAACAGGAACTCGCGGCGATCGCAGGCCGAAACCGCCGCCGCTCCTGCCCCGAGATCTCGGGGCCCTCGAGGTCCTACCCCTGCGTCGAGGGCCAACCCGTCGTTTCCTTCTCCTCGAACGATTACCTTGGCCTCTGCAGCCACCCGGCGGTCGTCGACGCCGCGGCCCAGGCCGCCCGCCGCGGCGGTGTGGGCGCCGGTGCCTCCCGTCTGGTCTCGGGCGACCACCCCGAACACCGCACCCTCGAGGCGAGCTTGTCCGCCCATCTCGGCACCGAGGCCGCTCTGGTCTTTCCCTCTGGCTACCAGGCTAACCTCGGCCTCATCGGCGCCCTCGCAGGCCCCGATGACCTCATCCTCTCCGACAGTCTGAACCACGCCAGCCTCATTGATGGCTGCCGACTCAGCCGTGCTCGCGTGGTCGTCTACCGCCATGCCGACCCCAAAGCCGCCGCAACCTGCTTGCAGACCGCCCGCGACGAACACACCCGGCTCCCTCGGCGCATTTTCCTCGTCACAGAGTCCGTCTTCAGCATGGACGGCGACCTCGCGCCCCTTCCGGAGCTCAACGCGCTCTGCCAGGCCGAGGGCGTGCACCTGCTGGTCGACGAAGCACATGCCCTGGGCGTGCTCGGCCCCGGAGGCCGGGGTGTCGCGGCCGCCCAGGGAATCACCCCCGCCGCGCTCGTGGGAACTTTGGGCAAAGCGTTTGGGGCCAGTGGGGGCTTCGTTGCAGGAAGCCGAACCCTGCGCCAACTCCTCGTGAACCGCGCCCGCACCTTCATCTTCGCCACCGGACTTCCTCCCATCCTGGCCGCCGCCGCCCGGGCCGCCCTCGATGTCATCACCTCCTCCGAGGGGGACACGTTGCGGCAGGCCCTCCACGCCCGCATCGCCCAGCTACAGACCCTGCTCGACCGCCAGGTCCCGGCAACACCCATCCTGCCCCTGATTCTCGGCAGCGAGGGAGCCGCCCTCACGGCCTCTTCGCAGCTTCGCGCGCGCGGTCTCTTCGTCCAGGCCATCCGTCCCCCCACGGTTCCCGAGGGTACCTCCCGCCTCCGCATCACCCTCTCCGCCGCCCACCGACCCGAGGACATCGACGCCCTCGGCATTGCCCTGCGCGCCGAGGCTCTGCTCTCCTGA